The following proteins are co-located in the Camelina sativa cultivar DH55 chromosome 12, Cs, whole genome shotgun sequence genome:
- the LOC104732519 gene encoding uncharacterized protein LOC104732519 isoform X1, producing the protein MASRVYVHYHHADACSKARWNARETFRFMYDRPWQHVLDFYSNAVEGKLPVLDLFQPKKYLVHDEGITDGMPLETELETCTRRDGRSGRWERVNFKIILSYNGTSFDGWQKQPDLHTVQGVVEKSLGGFVDEKKAQLLKKKCKPLEGRVLVAGRTDKGVSALNQVCSFYTWRKDIEPIEVEDAINKDSSGKLRVVSISKVSRSFHPNFSAKWRRYLYIFPLDGTEPLSEGGKNHENFIFDENREKQRNGVILSEDDELEIEETNKGLQVVEKPSDFSVSKVDQLLQKLQGKVLSYKMFARDTKAARNEGPPTECFMYHARAAEIRLSCSDYVEGRRVMCVELVANRFLRKMVRVLVATSIREAAAGADNDALLKLLEASCRRATAPPAPSEDTLYDIKEIKRSSTSVPQVNVHTSINSHCIYTEQGKLLSLLMSS; encoded by the exons ATGGCGAGCAGAGTTTACGTTCATTACCACCACGCCGATGCCTGCAGCAAAGCTCGCTGGAATGCCAG AGAGACCTTTAGGTTTATGTATGATAGGCCTTGGCAACACGTTCTTGATTTCTATTCAAATGCAGTGGAAGGGAAACTTCCAGTCCTTGATTTGTTTCAGCCTAAG AAATATTTGGTCCATGATGAAGGGATAACTGATGGGATGCCTCTTGAAACTGAATTGGAGACTTGTACTAGGAGAGATGGGAGGTCGGGGAGGTGGGAAAGAGTCAATTTCAAGATCATTCTTTCGTACAATGGGACTTCTTTTGATGGATGGCAGAAACAGCCTGACTTACACACTGTTCAGGG TGTGGTAGAGAAGTCTCTCGGGGGATTTGTTGATGAAAAGAAAGCCCAACTGCTCAAGAAAAAATGTAAACCATTAGAAGGTCGTGTACTTGTTGCTGGAAGAACTGACAAAGGAGTCTCTGCTCTTAATCaagtttgttcttttt ATACCTGGAGAAAAGACATCGAACCCATTGAAGTTGAAGATGCTATCAATAAGGATTCTTCTGGAAAACTTAGGGTTGTGTCAATCTCTAAG GTTTCCAGATCATTTCACCCAAATTTCTCTGCAAAATGGAGGCGCTACTTGTATATCTTTCCCTTGGATGGTACTGAGCCATTGAGCGAAGGTGGCAAGAATCATGAGAACTTTATCTTTGATGAGAACCGTGAAAAGCAAAGAAATGGAGTAATCTTGAGCGAGGATGATGAGCTTGAAATTGAGGAAACCAACAAAGGTCTTCAAGTAGTAGAGAAGCCAAGTGACTTCAGTGTAAGCAAGGTTGATCAACTTTTACAGAAGCTTCAAGGGAAAGTATTATCGTACAAAATGTTTGCGCGTGATACAAAGGCTGCAAGAAACGA AGGTCCACCTACAGAATGTTTCATGTACCATGCACGGGCAGCCGAGATTAGATTGTCCTGTTCT GATTATGTAGAAGGAAGAAGGGTTATGTGCGTTGAGCTTGTCGCTAACCGATTTCTCCGCAAG ATGGTAAGAGTTCTTGTGGCAACATCAATCCGAGAAGCAGCTGCTGGTGCGGATAATGATGCATTGTTAAAACTGCTAGAAGCTTCATGCAGACGAGCCACAGCTCCTCCAGCTCCATCTGAAG ATACATTATATGATATAAAAGAGATCAAGCGTTCATCTACTTCAGTTCCACAGGTAAATGTCCACACATCCATCAACTCTCATTGTATTTATACAGAACAAGGCAAACTCTTGTCTCTTCTCATGTCAAGTTGA
- the LOC104732519 gene encoding uncharacterized protein LOC104732519 isoform X3, with protein sequence MASRVYVHYHHADACSKARWNARETFRFMYDRPWQHVLDFYSNAVEGKLPVLDLFQPKKYLVHDEGITDGMPLETELETCTRRDGRSGRWERVNFKIILSYNGTSFDGWQKQPDLHTVQGVVEKSLGGFVDEKKAQLLKKKCKPLEGRVLVAGRTDKGVSALNQVCSFYTWRKDIEPIEVEDAINKDSSGKLRVVSISKVSRSFHPNFSAKWRRYLYIFPLDGTEPLSEGGKNHENFIFDENREKQRNGVILSEDDELEIEETNKGLQVVEKPSDFSVSKVDQLLQKLQGKVLSYKMFARDTKAARNEGPPTECFMYHARAAEIRLSCSDYVEGRRVMCVELVANRFLRKMVRVLVATSIREAAAGADNDALLKLLEASCRRATAPPAPSEDTLYDIKEIKRSSTSVPQVVEEVL encoded by the exons ATGGCGAGCAGAGTTTACGTTCATTACCACCACGCCGATGCCTGCAGCAAAGCTCGCTGGAATGCCAG AGAGACCTTTAGGTTTATGTATGATAGGCCTTGGCAACACGTTCTTGATTTCTATTCAAATGCAGTGGAAGGGAAACTTCCAGTCCTTGATTTGTTTCAGCCTAAG AAATATTTGGTCCATGATGAAGGGATAACTGATGGGATGCCTCTTGAAACTGAATTGGAGACTTGTACTAGGAGAGATGGGAGGTCGGGGAGGTGGGAAAGAGTCAATTTCAAGATCATTCTTTCGTACAATGGGACTTCTTTTGATGGATGGCAGAAACAGCCTGACTTACACACTGTTCAGGG TGTGGTAGAGAAGTCTCTCGGGGGATTTGTTGATGAAAAGAAAGCCCAACTGCTCAAGAAAAAATGTAAACCATTAGAAGGTCGTGTACTTGTTGCTGGAAGAACTGACAAAGGAGTCTCTGCTCTTAATCaagtttgttcttttt ATACCTGGAGAAAAGACATCGAACCCATTGAAGTTGAAGATGCTATCAATAAGGATTCTTCTGGAAAACTTAGGGTTGTGTCAATCTCTAAG GTTTCCAGATCATTTCACCCAAATTTCTCTGCAAAATGGAGGCGCTACTTGTATATCTTTCCCTTGGATGGTACTGAGCCATTGAGCGAAGGTGGCAAGAATCATGAGAACTTTATCTTTGATGAGAACCGTGAAAAGCAAAGAAATGGAGTAATCTTGAGCGAGGATGATGAGCTTGAAATTGAGGAAACCAACAAAGGTCTTCAAGTAGTAGAGAAGCCAAGTGACTTCAGTGTAAGCAAGGTTGATCAACTTTTACAGAAGCTTCAAGGGAAAGTATTATCGTACAAAATGTTTGCGCGTGATACAAAGGCTGCAAGAAACGA AGGTCCACCTACAGAATGTTTCATGTACCATGCACGGGCAGCCGAGATTAGATTGTCCTGTTCT GATTATGTAGAAGGAAGAAGGGTTATGTGCGTTGAGCTTGTCGCTAACCGATTTCTCCGCAAG ATGGTAAGAGTTCTTGTGGCAACATCAATCCGAGAAGCAGCTGCTGGTGCGGATAATGATGCATTGTTAAAACTGCTAGAAGCTTCATGCAGACGAGCCACAGCTCCTCCAGCTCCATCTGAAG ATACATTATATGATATAAAAGAGATCAAGCGTTCATCTACTTCAGTTCCACAG GTTGTGGAGGAAGTTCTTTAA
- the LOC104732519 gene encoding uncharacterized protein LOC104732519 isoform X2, with amino-acid sequence MASRVYVHYHHADACSKARWNARETFRFMYDRPWQHVLDFYSNAVEGKLPVLDLFQPKKYLVHDEGITDGMPLETELETCTRRDGRSGRWERVNFKIILSYNGTSFDGWQKQPDLHTVQGVVEKSLGGFVDEKKAQLLKKKCKPLEGRVLVAGRTDKGVSALNQVCSFYTWRKDIEPIEVEDAINKDSSGKLRVVSISKVSRSFHPNFSAKWRRYLYIFPLDGTEPLSEGGKNHENFIFDENREKQRNGVILSEDDELEIEETNKGLQVVEKPSDFSVSKVDQLLQKLQGKVLSYKMFARDTKAARNEGPPTECFMYHARAAEIRLSCSDYVEGRRVMCVELVANRFLRKMVRVLVATSIREAAAGADNDALLKLLEASCRRATAPPAPSEDTLYDIKEIKRSSTSVPQNNTERISS; translated from the exons ATGGCGAGCAGAGTTTACGTTCATTACCACCACGCCGATGCCTGCAGCAAAGCTCGCTGGAATGCCAG AGAGACCTTTAGGTTTATGTATGATAGGCCTTGGCAACACGTTCTTGATTTCTATTCAAATGCAGTGGAAGGGAAACTTCCAGTCCTTGATTTGTTTCAGCCTAAG AAATATTTGGTCCATGATGAAGGGATAACTGATGGGATGCCTCTTGAAACTGAATTGGAGACTTGTACTAGGAGAGATGGGAGGTCGGGGAGGTGGGAAAGAGTCAATTTCAAGATCATTCTTTCGTACAATGGGACTTCTTTTGATGGATGGCAGAAACAGCCTGACTTACACACTGTTCAGGG TGTGGTAGAGAAGTCTCTCGGGGGATTTGTTGATGAAAAGAAAGCCCAACTGCTCAAGAAAAAATGTAAACCATTAGAAGGTCGTGTACTTGTTGCTGGAAGAACTGACAAAGGAGTCTCTGCTCTTAATCaagtttgttcttttt ATACCTGGAGAAAAGACATCGAACCCATTGAAGTTGAAGATGCTATCAATAAGGATTCTTCTGGAAAACTTAGGGTTGTGTCAATCTCTAAG GTTTCCAGATCATTTCACCCAAATTTCTCTGCAAAATGGAGGCGCTACTTGTATATCTTTCCCTTGGATGGTACTGAGCCATTGAGCGAAGGTGGCAAGAATCATGAGAACTTTATCTTTGATGAGAACCGTGAAAAGCAAAGAAATGGAGTAATCTTGAGCGAGGATGATGAGCTTGAAATTGAGGAAACCAACAAAGGTCTTCAAGTAGTAGAGAAGCCAAGTGACTTCAGTGTAAGCAAGGTTGATCAACTTTTACAGAAGCTTCAAGGGAAAGTATTATCGTACAAAATGTTTGCGCGTGATACAAAGGCTGCAAGAAACGA AGGTCCACCTACAGAATGTTTCATGTACCATGCACGGGCAGCCGAGATTAGATTGTCCTGTTCT GATTATGTAGAAGGAAGAAGGGTTATGTGCGTTGAGCTTGTCGCTAACCGATTTCTCCGCAAG ATGGTAAGAGTTCTTGTGGCAACATCAATCCGAGAAGCAGCTGCTGGTGCGGATAATGATGCATTGTTAAAACTGCTAGAAGCTTCATGCAGACGAGCCACAGCTCCTCCAGCTCCATCTGAAG ATACATTATATGATATAAAAGAGATCAAGCGTTCATCTACTTCAGTTCCACAG
- the LOC104732519 gene encoding uncharacterized protein LOC104732519 isoform X4 — MASRVYVHYHHADACSKARWNARETFRFMYDRPWQHVLDFYSNAVEGKLPVLDLFQPKKYLVHDEGITDGMPLETELETCTRRDGRSGRWERVNFKIILSYNGTSFDGWQKQPDLHTVQGVVEKSLGGFVDEKKAQLLKKKCKPLEGRVLVAGRTDKGVSALNQVCSFYTWRKDIEPIEVEDAINKDSSGKLRVVSISKVSRSFHPNFSAKWRRYLYIFPLDGTEPLSEGGKNHENFIFDENREKQRNGVILSEDDELEIEETNKGLQVVEKPSDFSVSKVDQLLQKLQGKVLSYKMFARDTKAARNEGPPTECFMYHARAAEIRLSCSDYVEGRRVMCVELVANRFLRKMVRVLVATSIREAAAGADNDALLKLLEASCRRATAPPAPSEGLCLFDVGYTDFDPQISLIS; from the exons ATGGCGAGCAGAGTTTACGTTCATTACCACCACGCCGATGCCTGCAGCAAAGCTCGCTGGAATGCCAG AGAGACCTTTAGGTTTATGTATGATAGGCCTTGGCAACACGTTCTTGATTTCTATTCAAATGCAGTGGAAGGGAAACTTCCAGTCCTTGATTTGTTTCAGCCTAAG AAATATTTGGTCCATGATGAAGGGATAACTGATGGGATGCCTCTTGAAACTGAATTGGAGACTTGTACTAGGAGAGATGGGAGGTCGGGGAGGTGGGAAAGAGTCAATTTCAAGATCATTCTTTCGTACAATGGGACTTCTTTTGATGGATGGCAGAAACAGCCTGACTTACACACTGTTCAGGG TGTGGTAGAGAAGTCTCTCGGGGGATTTGTTGATGAAAAGAAAGCCCAACTGCTCAAGAAAAAATGTAAACCATTAGAAGGTCGTGTACTTGTTGCTGGAAGAACTGACAAAGGAGTCTCTGCTCTTAATCaagtttgttcttttt ATACCTGGAGAAAAGACATCGAACCCATTGAAGTTGAAGATGCTATCAATAAGGATTCTTCTGGAAAACTTAGGGTTGTGTCAATCTCTAAG GTTTCCAGATCATTTCACCCAAATTTCTCTGCAAAATGGAGGCGCTACTTGTATATCTTTCCCTTGGATGGTACTGAGCCATTGAGCGAAGGTGGCAAGAATCATGAGAACTTTATCTTTGATGAGAACCGTGAAAAGCAAAGAAATGGAGTAATCTTGAGCGAGGATGATGAGCTTGAAATTGAGGAAACCAACAAAGGTCTTCAAGTAGTAGAGAAGCCAAGTGACTTCAGTGTAAGCAAGGTTGATCAACTTTTACAGAAGCTTCAAGGGAAAGTATTATCGTACAAAATGTTTGCGCGTGATACAAAGGCTGCAAGAAACGA AGGTCCACCTACAGAATGTTTCATGTACCATGCACGGGCAGCCGAGATTAGATTGTCCTGTTCT GATTATGTAGAAGGAAGAAGGGTTATGTGCGTTGAGCTTGTCGCTAACCGATTTCTCCGCAAG ATGGTAAGAGTTCTTGTGGCAACATCAATCCGAGAAGCAGCTGCTGGTGCGGATAATGATGCATTGTTAAAACTGCTAGAAGCTTCATGCAGACGAGCCACAGCTCCTCCAGCTCCATCTGAAGGTCTCTGTTTATTTGACGTTGGTTATACTGATTTTGACCCTCAAATTTCTCTCATTTCCTGA
- the LOC104732521 gene encoding pollen receptor-like kinase 1, with amino-acid sequence MHPMQARCLSLYIIMVPLVCLLLLFSTATHGLSNSEAILNIKKSLVVGQANALASWDAKTPPCTWPGVLCNSGSVWGLQIENLELSGSIDIEALSGLTSLRTLSFRNNKFGGPFPEFKKLAALKSLYLSNNQFEGDIPDNAFEGMAWLKKVHLAQNKFTGQIPTSVTKLPKLLELRLDGNQFTGQIPEFGHELHLINLSNNALTGPIPESLSMMDPKVFEGNKGLCGKPLETECDSPFKELPPQPEVRPKSSSRDPLVIKIIVTVLAILIILGVIIVLINRNYRKKQLTLAVETGPSSLQKKIGIRDADQTRRGRHKSDHRNGSATTTGVENTKLSFLREDREKFDLQDLLKASAEILGSGCFGASYKAVLSSGQMMVVKRFKQMNNAGRDEFQEHMKRLGRLRNHNLLPIVAYYYRKEEKLLVCDFAERGSLAVNLHSNQSLGNPSLDWPTRLKIVKGVARGLLYLHHDLPSLMAPHGHLKSSNVLLTKAFEPLLTDYGLIPLINQEKAQVHMAAYRSPEYLQHQRITKKTDVWQLGILILEILTGKFPANFSQGSEEDLASWVNLGFHGEWAPNLFDKEMGKTSHCEGQILKLLRIGLSCCEPDVEKRLDIVEAVEKIEELREQEGDDDDFYSTYVSETDGRSSKGVSSESINLT; translated from the exons ATGCATCCCATGCAGGCGCGTTGCCTCAGCCTATACATCATTATGGTACCACTAGTGtgtctcctccttctcttctccacAGCCACTCATGGTCTTTCGAATTCCGAGGCTATCCTCAACATCAAGAAATCTTTAGTTGTTGGGCAGGCAAACGCGTTGGCCTCCTGGGATGCTAAAACCCCTCCTTGCACTTGGCCTGGTGTCTTGTGCAATAGCGGCTCCGTCTGGGGACTGCAGATAGAGAATTTGGAGCTTTCTGGTTCTATAGACATTGAGGCATTGTCGGGTTTGACATCCTTGAGGACTCTAAGCTTCAGGAACAACAAGTTCGGAGGGCCATTCCCTGAGTTCAAGAAACTCGCTGCTCTCAAGTCACTTTACCTCTCTAACAATCAATTCGAAGGAGATATACCAGATAATGCTTTTGAAGGTATGGCGTGGTTGAAGAAGGTCCATTTGGCACAAAACAAGTTTACTGGTCAAATCCCGACATCTGTGACCAAATTGCCCAAGCTTTTAGAACTGAGACTTGACGGGAACCAATTCACTGGACAAATACCAGAGTTTGGACATGAGCTGCACTTGATAAACCTTTCAAACAATGCATTAACAGGTCCAATCCCTGAGAGTCTCAGCATGATGGATCCAAAGGTGTTTGAAGGTAACAAAGGCTTATGTGGAAAACCGCTGGAAACAGAATGTGATTCTCCTTTTAAAGAACTTCCTCCACAACCTGAGGTACGAcccaaatcatcatcaagggaCCCTCTCGTTATAAAGATAATAGTCACGGTGCTGGCAATACTCATAATCCTTGGAGTGATCATCGTGCTAATTAACCGCAACTATAGGAAGAAACAACTGACTTTGGCGGTAGAAACCGGACCATCAAGTCTACAAAAGAAAATTGGCATCCGAGATGCGGACCAAACCCGTAGAGGACGACATAAATCTGATCATCGCAATGGGTCAGCTACAACAACTGGAGTGGAGAACACGAAGCTCTCATTCCTGAGGGAAGATAGGGAAAAATTTGACCTGCAAGATCTGTTGAAGGCTTCGGCTGAGATACTTGGGAGTGGATGTTTTGGTGCATCCTATAAAGCAGTGCTATCAAGCGGACAAATGATGGTCGTGAAGAGGTTCAAGCAGATGAACAATGCAGGGAGAGATGAGTTTCAAGAGCATATGAAAAGATTAGGGAGGTTAAGGAACCATAATCTGCTTCCCATTGTGGCTTATTACTATAGGAAGGAGGAGAAGTTATTGGTATGTGATTTTGCTGAGAGAGGAAGCTTGGCTGTTAATCTTCATA GTAATCAGTCGTTAGGAAATCCAAGTTTGGACTGGCCAACAAGATTGAAGATCGTGAAAGGAGTTGCAAGGGGGCTGTTATATCTCCACCATGATCTACCTAGCCTAATGGCTCCACATGGTCATCTCAAATCCTCCAATGTTCTCCTCACCAAAGCCTTTGAACCACTTCTCACAGACTATGGCTTAATTCCGTTGATCAACCAAGAGAAGGCACAAGTGCACATGGCAGCCTATAGATCCCCTGAGTATTTGCAACACCAACGTATCACCAAGAAAACCGATGTATGGCAGCTTGGCATACTCATCTTGGAGATCCTAACCGGAAAATTCCCAGCCAATTTCTCGCAAGGTAGTGAAGAGGATTTAGCGAGTTGGGTGAACTTGGGTTTCCATGGGGAATGGGCAccaaatttatttgataaggAGATGGGCAAGACAAGCCATTGTGAAGGACAGATTCTCAAACTCTTGAGGATCGGATTGAGCTGTTGTGAACCAGACGTGGAGAAAAGGTTGGACATAGTAGAGGCTGTGGAGAAGATTGAGGAGTTGAGGGAGCAGGAAGGGGATGATGACGACTTCTATTCAACATATGTGAGTGAAACTGATGGGAGGTCATCTAAAGGAGTGTCAAGCGAGAGCATCAACTTGACATGA